In Nonomuraea muscovyensis, one genomic interval encodes:
- a CDS encoding MFS transporter yields MALGFPLLRSASMFALSRRQRRRVLVADLISTAVFPLAITGATAIVPDVTAQLPGAGALGPWIVLAYNGLFAAALLLAGATADRTARTRFFAIGNIVVAVTGVLSALAPDLMSLVALRVVAGVGAAMCAAGGSSMILAVYPPDERRRVYGYAGAVLGSSLALGPVVAQTLMAIGGWPLVFVAPAAVAGLAALATLGLPGLRSPEVPDNFDLAGAVLFGVTIAAAVTALGLGLGVGVPWWGPGVLVLVAAAGATGLVRVERRASDPAIPVDLLRIPAYRAYAVATGAFMGMLVVGLAALPQLGSAQSMGPGEAAVMLSLLTVPSTVLPLLAARLARRRARPLVTTALFACAVTALILQVTDQPAALLGAAGVIGLCLGLTEGVPDGQALKYVPSQRGGAGAALFSTTRMSLETLTLAAATGVMAALGPSSGMAVAGAVCLAAGVIVHQAVPLRDA; encoded by the coding sequence GTGGCGCTCGGATTTCCCTTGCTCCGGAGCGCATCCATGTTCGCCTTGTCTCGTCGCCAACGTCGGCGTGTCCTTGTCGCTGACCTCATCTCGACCGCGGTGTTCCCGCTCGCAATCACCGGCGCGACAGCAATCGTCCCCGATGTGACCGCGCAACTGCCCGGTGCGGGCGCCCTGGGTCCGTGGATCGTCCTCGCCTACAACGGGCTCTTCGCTGCAGCCCTACTGCTGGCGGGGGCGACAGCGGACCGCACCGCCCGGACCCGGTTCTTCGCCATCGGCAACATCGTTGTCGCAGTCACCGGGGTCTTGTCCGCCCTCGCTCCAGACCTGATGTCTCTGGTAGCCCTCCGCGTGGTCGCCGGCGTCGGGGCGGCCATGTGCGCCGCCGGTGGATCATCGATGATCTTGGCTGTGTACCCGCCGGACGAACGGCGTCGGGTGTACGGCTACGCGGGCGCCGTGCTGGGCAGCAGTCTGGCACTGGGCCCGGTCGTTGCCCAGACCCTCATGGCCATCGGAGGCTGGCCCCTGGTCTTCGTCGCGCCGGCGGCTGTTGCCGGCCTCGCGGCCTTGGCCACGCTCGGGCTTCCGGGTCTTCGCAGTCCCGAGGTGCCCGACAACTTCGACCTTGCCGGCGCTGTCCTCTTCGGGGTGACCATCGCCGCCGCGGTGACCGCACTCGGGCTGGGCCTTGGGGTCGGAGTCCCGTGGTGGGGGCCGGGAGTACTCGTCCTCGTCGCGGCAGCCGGCGCCACGGGGCTCGTCCGCGTGGAACGGCGTGCATCTGATCCCGCGATCCCCGTGGACCTGTTGCGGATCCCCGCCTATCGCGCGTACGCCGTGGCGACGGGTGCCTTCATGGGGATGCTCGTGGTGGGGTTGGCCGCGCTCCCGCAGCTTGGCTCTGCCCAGAGCATGGGTCCAGGCGAGGCAGCGGTCATGCTCAGCCTGCTGACCGTGCCGTCAACGGTCCTACCGCTTCTTGCCGCGCGGCTCGCGCGCCGACGGGCACGGCCGCTGGTGACAACCGCCCTGTTCGCCTGCGCCGTCACCGCGCTCATCCTGCAAGTCACCGACCAACCTGCCGCTCTTCTCGGCGCGGCCGGGGTCATCGGGCTGTGTCTTGGGCTGACCGAAGGCGTCCCAGACGGACAAGCACTCAAGTACGTGCCCTCCCAGCGCGGAGGGGCGGGCGCCGCGCTGTTCAGCACGACGCGGATGAGCTTGGAAACGCTCACCCTGGCGGCTGCCACCGGGGTGATGGCGGCTCTAGGTCCCTCATCCGGAATGGCGGTCGCTGGAGCCGTGTGCCTCGCCGCCGGCGTCATCGTCCATCAAGCCGTCCCCCTTCGCGACGCATAG
- a CDS encoding PhzF family phenazine biosynthesis protein — MRVFTVDAFTDSPFKGNPAGVCLLESPAPDSWMQAVATEMGLSETAFLLGETLRWFTPAVEVSLCGHATLATAHVLYSTGAATGQLDFLTASGTLRVNRAADGMITMDFPAKEVTPTTVPPGLEKALGATPVSVGRSTLDLLVELRSEDEVRSLSPDIQALGAVDARGVIVTAAATTEGHDFVSRFFAPNVGVPEDPVTGSAHCALAPYWSQRLGRTELVGAQLSARGGLVRVTAAGDRVHLAGHAVTVLSGELYI; from the coding sequence ATGCGCGTGTTCACTGTAGACGCCTTCACCGACAGTCCGTTCAAGGGTAATCCGGCCGGCGTCTGCCTGCTGGAGTCTCCGGCACCCGACTCATGGATGCAGGCGGTGGCCACCGAGATGGGCCTGTCGGAGACCGCGTTCCTGCTCGGCGAAACGCTGCGCTGGTTCACTCCGGCGGTCGAGGTCTCGCTCTGTGGCCACGCGACGCTGGCCACCGCCCACGTTCTCTATTCGACGGGCGCGGCGACCGGTCAGCTCGATTTCCTGACCGCCAGCGGAACGCTCAGGGTGAATCGAGCCGCCGACGGCATGATCACTATGGATTTTCCGGCCAAGGAAGTGACACCCACCACAGTTCCACCCGGACTGGAAAAAGCGCTCGGCGCCACCCCCGTGAGCGTGGGCCGAAGCACCCTCGACCTGCTGGTGGAGCTGCGGTCGGAGGACGAGGTGCGCTCCCTCAGCCCGGACATCCAGGCACTGGGCGCGGTCGACGCGCGGGGCGTCATCGTGACGGCCGCGGCCACGACGGAGGGCCACGACTTCGTCTCCCGCTTCTTCGCCCCGAACGTCGGCGTCCCCGAGGATCCGGTGACAGGCTCGGCGCACTGCGCCCTGGCCCCTTACTGGTCCCAGCGCCTCGGCCGCACCGAACTGGTGGGTGCGCAACTGTCCGCCAGGGGCGGCCTGGTCCGCGTCACTGCCGCCGGCGACCGGGTCCACCTGGCGGGCCACGCGGTGACGGTCCTCTCCGGCGAGCTGTACATCTAG